AGCTGTTGTGGTGCCGGTTGGGCAAATCGTCGTGATGCAATTGACTGGCGCGGATGTGATCCACAGCTGGACCATCCCAGCCTTTGGGGTCAAACAGGATGCCGTGCCGGGTCGTTTGGCGCAGCTTTGGTTTAAGGCCGAAAAAGAAGGCGTATATTTCGGTCAATGCTCCGAGCTTTGCGGGAAAGACCATGCCTATATGCCGATCACCGTGAAGGTGGTCAGCCAAGAGGCCTATGAAGAATGGCTTAAAGATGCAATCGATGAATACGCGATGCTCGCCCCGCATGCAGCGCGTGTCATCGCAGGATAAACCGGCCTAAAAGCCGAGCTGGCGCATAACCATGGAAATGAGTTTTCAATGACCAACGCAACACTTGACGCAGCGCAAAATGAAATGGAAGCCAGCTTCGGTGATTATTTCGCGTTGCTCAAGCCACGGGTTATGGTTTTGGTGGTGTTTACGGCTGCGGTGGGGCTGCTTGCAGCCCCCGTGCCGCTACATTGGGTGGTGGCGTTTGCCTCTATTCTTTTAATTGCTGTTGGGGGCGGTGCCTCTGGCGCGTTGAATATGTGGTGGGATGCCGATATTGACCAGGTGATGCGGCGCACCCAAAAGCGCCCCATCCCTTCTGGCCGTGTGAGCGCAGATGAAGCCAAAATTCTGGGTTTTGCACTGGCAGGGTTTTCGGTTGTTATGCTGGCTTTAGCGGCCAATCTGTTCGCAGCCGCGCTTCTGGCATTCACAATTTTCTTCTACTTGGTGATCTATACAATTTGGTTGAAACGCTGGACCCCTCAAAACATCGTGATTGGTGGTGCGGCAGGGGCATTCCCGCCGATGATTGGTTGGGCCTGCGCAACGGGCTCGGTATCGATCGAAAGCGTTTTGATGTTCGCGTTGATCTTTATGTGGACGCCGCCGCATTTCTGGGCGTTAGCTCTGTTTATGCGCAATGATTATGACGCGGCAGAGGTGCCTATGCTGACGGTAACGCATGGCCGTCGGGTCACGCGCAACCATATCTTGGCCTATACCGTTCTGCTTGCGATTTTGGCGATTGCAGCGGGATTTACCAGTATTGGCGGCGCTGTGTATCTTTTGGTGGCGGTGGTTTTAAACGGTGCGTTTCTGATCGGAGCTTGGAAAATTTGGCGCCGCGATGAGGAGGATAGCGAGCTTGACAATTTCTTGGTCGAACGCAAATTTTTCAAACTTTCACTGATATATCTTTTCGCCCATTTTGGGGCAATTTTGCTTGAAGCCGTTCTATCACGGGTTGGGATAGGGTTGTGGGCATGAGCTTTCAAAAAGAACATGAGTTGCACAAACGCCGTTTCGGGCGGAATCTGGGTGTGGGTCTTATTCTGGTGGCCTGCGTGGTTCTGGTTTTTGGGTTGACGGTTGCAAAAGTCACGCGCGGAGATTTTGAACGCGCCACCTCCCAATTGGATCAATAATGTCGTCGCGGGCCTATCAGAGAACCGCAGCAAAAGCCGTGGCGCTTGTGGTGGTTATGGGTTCTTTGGCTTGGGCATCGGTGCCGTTTTATGATTGGTTTTGCCGCACAACGGGCTTTGGCGGCGTGCCGAGCATCGTTGAGGCAGATTCTGACGTGATCTTAGAGCGCACGATGAAAGTGCGGTTTGATGCTTCCTTGGAGCGCGGTATGCCCTGGGAATTTACGCCGGTTGAGCGCGAAATGGAGCTTCGGATCGGTGAAACCGGCTTGGCATTCTATGAAGCATATAATCCTACCGACCGGCCCGTTGCCGGGTCTGCCAGTTACAATGTTACCCCATATGAGGCGGGTGGGTTTTTCAACAAGATCGCTTGTTTCTGCTTTGAAGAGCAGATTTTGCAACCTGGGGAACGGGTGCAAATGCCGGTAACTTTTTATATTGATCCGGAACTGGCAGAAGATCGCGATGCGCAATTTACAAAGGTGATCACTCTGTCTTATACGTTTTACGAACTTGATCTGCCATTAGGCTCTGCGTCTGCAGGAAACGATCAGCCACAACCTGTTTATTAAGAAGGCCAACGAGGGAACCCAATGGCACACGCAAAAAATCACGATTATCACATCCTTAACCCCTCTTTATGGCCGCTTGTTGGAGCGCTGTTTGGGTTCATCATGCTTTTTGGAGCGGTGTTGTTCTTTCATGACAAAGGCCCCTATTTGCTGCTTATCGGCTTTGTTGGCGTTTTATACGTAATGTACGGATGGTGGGCCGAAACGGTCACCGAGAATAAAGAAGGCGATCACACACCCGTTGTGCTGATCGGCCTGCGATACGGGTTCATTCTGTTTATTATGTCAGAGGTGATGTTCTTTCTGGCGTGGTTCTGGACGTTTTTCAAACATGCAATGTACCCAATGGGAGAAATGAGCCCGATCGTTGATGGGGTCTGGCCGCCCGTTGGTATTGAAACCTTTGATCCTTGGCACTTGCCGCTGATCAACACGCTTATCCTGTTATGTTCAGGCGCGGCTGCGACCTGGGCCCACCATGCTTTGGTTCATGAAGATAATCGTGAAGATGTGAAACTAGGCCTGATCATCGCGATTGCGCTGGGCGCCATCTTCACCGTGTTTCAAATTTATGAATATAGCCATGCCGCCTTTGGCTTTGCGGGCAATATTTATGGCGCTAGCTTCTTTATGGCAACTGGCTTCCATGGCTTTCACGTCTTGGTTGGAACGATTTTCCTCTTCATCTGCCTGCTGCGGGTGCGGCGGGGTCATTTCAGCCCTCAATCCCATTTGGGGTTCGAGGCAGCCGCATGGTATTGGCACTTTGTAGACGTGGTGTGGCTGTTTTTATTCGCTGCAATTTACGTGTGGGGCGGGTAAGTTTTACCACGAGTGGTGCGAATACAGCTTGATCGATTGAATAAAAGCGCGCGCATGTCGGGCGCTTTTATTTTTAAAAGAGCAGGGTTTAAGGTGTGAAACGGGTTTTATTTACTGTCTTTTCACTTGCCGGTACTGCCGTTTTATTATGGCTTGGGAATTGGCAATTGGACCGTCTTGCTTGGAAACAAACGGTGCTTGAGCAGATAGATCAGCGTATCGCCGCGCCGGCTGTGCCGGTGCCGCCAATACCGGATCCGTCTGAAGATACGTATTTTCCGGTCTTCGCTGAGGGGCGCTTTGGGAAAGAGTATATCCGCGTTTTGGTCAGTCAGAAGCGCATTGGAGCGGGCTATCGTGTGATCTCGGTTTTTAAAACCGGGGAGCGTCGCATTTTGGTGGATCGTGGTTTTATCGATTTGTCCAAGAGCCTGGATGTGCAAGCAGATCAAGAGGTGGTGGTGCAGGGCAACTTGCATTGGCCAGATGAGGTGGATGGCTTTACGCCTGCGCCCGATCTTGAGAAAAATATCTGGTTTGCCCGCGACGTGCACGCGTTATCCGAGGCGCTAAAAACGCAGCCTATTTTAATCGTGGCATCACAAATTTCTCCGCCAAATCAGAATATAGAGCCCTTACAAATTGACTCTTCAGCGATTCCGAATGATCACCTGCAATATGCGGTGACTTGGTTCTCCTTGGCCGCTATTTGGATTATGATGTCAGGTGCGTTCTTATGGCGTTCGCAAAAAAAGAAAAAAGGCTAAAGCATATGCAGTATATTTCAACGCGGGGCGCAGCACCGGTTCTGAGCTTTGAAGAAGCGATGCTCACGGGTTTGGCGCGCGACGGTGGATTATATTTACCCGAAACTGTGCCGCAGCTATCGGCGGATGAGATTGGCGCAATGGCAGGCCTGTCTTATGAAGAGATTGCGTTTCGAGTGATGCAGCCCTTCTTGGGTGATGCTTTTTCTGAGGATGAGTTCAAACAAATAATTGGCAAAGCTTATGCAGGATTTCAGCATGCGGCCAAGGCTCCTTTGGTTCAATTAGACAGCAATCACTTTCTTCTCGAGCTGTTTCACGGCCCGACATTGGCCTTTAAAGATTTCGCGATGCAATTGATCGGGCAATTGTTCCAACTATCCTTGCAGCGCCGCGGCGAGCGGGTAACGATTGTTGGGGCAACGAGCGGCGATACCGGCAGTGCGGCGATTGAGGCATTCCGCGGGCTTGCCGGCGTGGATGTGTTTATTCTTTATCCCCATCGCCGAGTGTCTGATGTGCAGCGCCGCCAAATGAGCACGCCGCGCGAGGGTAATGTGCATGCGATTGCGGTTGATGGTGATTTTGACGATTGTCAGGCACGCGTGAAAGATATGTTTAACGATTTTGAATTTCGCGATTCTGTGCGTTTGGCGGGGGTAAACTCGATCAACTGGGCGCGAGTTTTGGCGCAAGCGGTCTATTATTTTTCTTCCGCCCTGGCTTTGGGCGCGCCGCAACGTCAGGTTAGCTTCACGGTTCCAACGGGTAATTTTGGTGATATTTTTGCGGGCTATATTGCCAAAAAAATGGGGTTGCCGATTGACAAATTGGTTGTCGCAACAAACCAGAATGACATTTTGCATCGGTGTCTGACGCAGGGCGAGTATAAAACAAGCGGCGTTATTCCGTCGATCAGCCCCTCGATGGACATTCAAGTGAGCTCGAATTTTGAACGGCTCTTGTTTGAGGCCTATGGCCGTGATGGGGCCGCGGTCAGTACTTTGATGGCGGCGTTGAAAGCCGAGGGTGGTTTCAGCCTGTCTCAAGGGGTTTTGGAAACGCTGCAACACGATTTTCAATCGGGGCGCTGCGGTGAAGAGCAGACCCGTGCGCAAATTGGGCAAACCTTGAAAGGCTCGGGCGAACTGCTTTGCCCGCATTCGGCGATCGGCGTGCATGTGGCCGAGCAACAAATACAGCCCGAGACGCCGATGATCACTCTGGCCACGGCGCATCCGGCGAAATTTCCAGACGCAGTTGAAGCTGCTACGGGTCTGCGCCCTGATTTGCCGCCCCATTTGGCCGATCTCTTCGAGCGCCCCGAGCGGATCTCCCGGGTTGCCAATGATTTGGACGCGCTGAAACAGTTTATCAAAGAACGGATATCACTTTGACGGTTCAACACACCACGCTTGCAAATGGGTTTCAAATCGTTACCGAGCCTATGGCGGGGCTGCAATCGGCCTCGATTGGAATATGGGTGCAGGCGGGCGGGCGCCATGAAACCTTAGATCAAAATGGCTTGGCGCATTTCCTAGAGCATATGGCGTTTAAAGGTACAAAAACGCGCAGCGCCTTATCCATTGCCGAAGCCATCGAAGATGTAGGCGGGTTTATCAACGCTTACACCTCGCGCGAGGTCACGGCCTATTATGCGCGGGTTTTGCAAAATGACGTCCCCATGGCCTTTGATATTTTGGCAGATATTTTACAAAACTCGACTCTGGATGCCAAAGAAATCGAAATAGAGCGCGGGGTGATTTTGCAAGAGATCGGGCAATCTCTTGATACGCCAGATGATGTGATTTTTGATTGGTTGCAAGAAATTGCCTATCCCAATCAAGCTCTAGGGCGCAGCATTTTGGGTCCAAGCGCACAAATCACCGGCGTCCAGCGCGAAGATTTGGTGACGTTTATTTCGCAACATTACAGCCCTGACCGGATGATCCTCGCGGCGGCGGGCGCCGTTGATCACGATCAATTGGTGCGCATGGCGGAGGCGAGTTTCGGCCCAGTGGCGAAAATAACCTCAGATGGGTTTATGCCTGCGCGCTTCCAAGCGGGTGATCTGCGGCGTGAGAAAAAGCTCGAGCAAGCGCATATTGCGTTGGCCTTTGAAAGCCCCAACTATCTGGATAAACAAATCCATACGGCGCAAATTTATGCGCTGGCGCTTGGGGGTGGCATGTCCTCGCGGCTGTTCCAGAAAATTCGCGAGAATTTGGGCTTGTGCTATACAATTTTTGCGCAGGCCGGTGCTTATAGTGATACGGGTATGACCACGATTTACGCCGGCACCAGCGCCGAACAGTTGCCCGATTTGGCGACTTTAACGATTGATGAGTTGAAACGCGCGGCAGAGGATATGAGCGTGGCAGAGCTTGATCGCGCAAGAGCGCAAATGAAGGCTGGTATGTTGATGGGGCTGGAAAGCGCGTCAAATCGCGCCGAGCGTCTGGCCAGAATGGTACAGATTTGGGGCTATGTGCCCAGTTTGGATGAAACCGTTGCGCGTATTGATGCCGTCGGGCTGGCCGATTTGAAAGCCTATGCAGAACATATGGCGGTGGCGGCGCCGGCAGCGCTTGCGCTTTACGGACCGGTGGCAAAGGCGCCAAGCTTTGATGTGCTTGAGAAACGGCGCGCTGCCTAATGTTATTCAGGCGGCGCAGTGTTTCGATCCTGACCGCGCGATTGAGCCTGCGCCTTCCTGAACATCGTGACTTTCGAGAATGGGCAAAACTGCGCCATGAGAGCAAAGCTTTTTTATCGCCTTGGGAGCCAATTTGGGCGCCTGATCATCTGTCGCGTGCCTCTTTTACCAATCGTGTTTATTGGTCGCAGCGGGCGGTGAAAAATGGCAATGCGGTGCCGCTTTTTGTCTTTCATAAAGAGGCTGGTCAGTTGGTTGGAGCCATCACTTTGGATAATATTCGCCGTGGCCCTTCTCAGGTGGGCACAATCGGGTATTGGGTGGGCCAGCAATATGCCCGGCAAGGCTTTATGAGCGAAGCCATTATTGCGATGGTTGCGCATGCATTCGGGGCCTTGGATTTAAGCCGGGTTGAAAGCGCGTGTTTGCCCGATAATCTTGCCTCGCGCGGCGTGCTGGAAAAAGCCGGGTTTAAATATGAAGGGGTTGCGCAATCTTATATTCAGATCAATGGGCGCTGGCGGAACCATGTGCTATATGCCGCGTTGCGCGGCGATCGGCGCGGGCGCAGCAGCGCGGGTTAGGCTGGCGGCTCGCGCTGGGCGAGCTATCTGTTGGAAAGCCAGCAAAAAGGAATGAAAATGCAGTTGAACCCGGCCGATCACGGTTTTCTTGAAACATTATGCGCGGCGCTGCCTGCGCATTTGTTCCGGCAGGCTGAGCCGCGGCATTTAGAGGAACCTCGTGGCCGTTGGGCCGGGCAGGCTGCGATTGTGGCCATGCCAGAAACCACCGAGCAGGTGAGCGCTGTGATCGCGGCGGCGCATCGATCACGCGTGGGGGTTGTTCCCTTTGGAGGCGGCACGGGTCTGGTTGGTGGGCAGGTTAAAAGCGAGGGTCCGGCGCCTTTGATTTTGTCGCTTGAACGGATGAATGCTATTCGCGCCATCTATCCTGAAGAAAATATTTTGGTTGTCGAGGCGGGCGCGATCCTAGCAGATATTCAAGCTGCAGCGGCGGCGCAGGAGCGGCTGTTTCCCTTGTCATTGGCGTCTGAGGGATCATCGCGCATCGGTGGCAATTTGGCCACCAACGCGGGCGGCGTGAATGTTTTACGCTATGGAAATGCGCGCAATCTGTGCATCGGGATCGAAGCGGTGCTGCCCGATGGGCAGATCTATCAAGGCCTGACGCGGCTCTATAAAGACAATACGGGCTATGACCTGCGCAATCTGTTGATTGGCTCAGAAGGCAGCTTGGGGATAATCACTGCAGCCGCCTTAAAACTGAGCCCCAGGCCGCGCATGCTGGGCACAGCGATACTCACCGTGCCATCACCTGCCGCTGCGTTGCGTTTGCTGTCTTTGGCCCGCGCTCAAATCGGAGAGGGGCTCAGCGCGTTTGAATTGATGCACCGGCAGGGTCTGGATTTTCTGTCAGAGCATTTGCCCGAGGTGCGCCAGCCTTTCAAGGTTGCGCCCGAATGGATGGTGCTGATTGATTTGGGGCTCAGCGCGCGCGAAGATCCCCAGCAGATACTGAGCGATTTATTCGAATGCGCGTGCGAGCAAGGATTGGTGCAGGATGGGATAATCGCGCAATCTGAAGCGCAACGCGCGGATTTTTGGGCGGTTCGCGAGCGGATGCCCGAGGCCAATCGTTTGGTTGGCGCGGTGTCAAACCATGATATTAGCTTGCCGTTATCCGCTTTGCCCGCATTCATCGAAGCGGCCAATCAAACGATTGCCCGTATCGGTCCGTTCCGGGTGAATTGTTTTGGCCATTTGGGGGATGGCAATTTACATTACAACGTGTTTCCAGATCCGGGAAAAACGCGGCAGGATTATGAAGATCTACGCCCGCGCATCAAAACAGACCTGCATGATCTTGTGCATGAAATGCACGGCTCGGTCAGCGCGGAGCATGGCATTGGCCGCCTGAAGATTGAAGATTTGGAACGCTATGGCGACCCAGCTAAATTGGCGGCCATGCGCGCTATAAAAACCGCGTTGGACCCCCATGGTATTATGAATCCAGGCGCGGTGTTGCGGGCAAAGACCCTTTAGCTCATCCTTCGAAAGCTGCTTAGTCTGCGCCAACCTTAGGATAAGAGTGCTATGCTGTAGGTATTTTAAGCCCGCGCCGCCGTTGCGGCGATGCGCAGGTCGCGCAAGTGGCTGAGGGTCGGCTTTGTATGGAATTTGGTGGGCGCAGCCCGCCGAGTAAGGCCAGATCGCTTGCGCGAAGGGCCAGGTGAGTGCATGAGCCTACGCTAGCAGCTTTTTGCGTGCCTTTCAGGTTACGGCTTTACGCGCTGGCCCCAAAGATCATACGCGCCCGCCTCATCCACTTTTACCATGATAATATCGCCAATAGTTAAATCTTCAAAATCTGAATCTATAAACAAATTCCCATCAATTTCGGGCGCGTCAGCCATTGTGCGGCAGGTTGCAGCCTCTTCATCAACTTCATCCACGATCACCTGCAGCTCTGTGCCGAGCTTTTTGGCCAATTTGGCTTCTGAAATCTGTTGCGCCTTCTGCATGAACCGTTCCCAGCGGTCTTGCTTGATCTCTTCGGGCAGATGATCGGGCAAAGCGGTTGCGCGAGCGCCCGCGACATTTTCATAGGTAAAACAGCCAACGCGGTCAAGTTGTGCTACTTCTAACCACTCCAATAGGGTTTGAAATTCGGCCTCGGTTTCACCGGGATAGCCGACAATAAAAGTAGAGCGCAGGGTGATCTCTGGGCATATTTCGCGCCATGCGGCGATTTCATTTAATGTTTTGGTGGCCGCTGCCGGCCGCGCCATGCGCTTTAAAGTATCTGGATGGGCGTGCTGGAATGGAATATCCAGATAAGGCAGGATGAGGCCCTCTGCCATCAGCGGGATTAAATCGCGCACGAACGGGTAGGGGTACACGTAATGCAAGCGCACCCAAGCGCCCAACCCGCCCAAATCGCGGGCTAAATCTACGATATGTGCACGATGGCCCTTGGCTTCGGCATGTTTGATATCTACGCCATAGGCTGAGGTGTCTTGGGAAATAACCAGAAGCTCTTTTACGCCACTTGACACCAGTTTTTCCGCCTCGCGCAAAATAGCATGGGCTGGACGGCTTTGAAGCTTTCCGCGCATATCTGGGATAATACAAAATTTGCAGCGATGATTGCAGCCTTCGGAAATTTTGAGATAGCTGTAATGGCGCGGCGTTAGGCTGATATTGGCGGCAGGCAACAAATCGATAAAAGGATTAGGTTTTGCCGGTACCGCCTTATGAACCGCGTCCAAAACCTGCTCATATTGATGGGGGCCGGTCACTGCCAGAACGCTGGGATGCGCTCCCGAAATATATTCAGGATTGGCACCCAAACAGCCTGTCACGATCACTTTGCCATTCTCGTTCAGCGCTTCCCCGATCGCCTCAAGGCTTTCAGCTTTGGCGCTGTCCAAAAAGCCACAGGTGTTTACAATCACCGCGTCAGCGCCGGAATAATCGGGCGACACGCCGTAGCCCTCGGCTCTCAGCCGGGTTAGAATCCGCTCGCTATCGACAAGCGCTTTTGGACAACCAAGAGACACCATGCCGATGGTCGGTTGACCATTGCGAAGATTTTTTTGCAGCTTTGCACTGACCAGATCAGGTCGCAAGGATGGGGGGTTTGCAGACATAACGCGCCTATAGCCTATGCCAACGGGCTTGAAAAGCTGACTTGGACATTCCGTTGGTGCTCAGTGATGCAATCTCTGCGCCGACCGCTCTTAAACGGTGGCGGTCATCGCGTGTTCAGCCTCTGAGAGCGCATGCTTTTCCTGCCTCTCTAAAGCCGGCGAAGTCCGGCCTAGCGACGGCGATCTCTGCGCGTGCTGAGCGGCTGAAACGCCACGCCAACATGCGCTTCACAATACGGTTTGCCGGTTTGGGTGGGGAGGCCACAAAACCAGAAATCTGAGGTGGCAGGATCGCCAATGGGCCATTTGCACGTACGCTCGGTCAATTCCATCAGAGATATTTTTTTCGATTTCTTTTCAACTTCGGAAACTTTTGCCAAAGCTTCCGGGCTGATTTCATTGGCAGAAGGTTGCGGTGGCAAAGGCTGGCCGGCCGGAATGATCTGCCGGCGTGCTGGCGAAATCGGGGCTTTGGCTTCAGGCTCTTTGATCGCGGCTTCGCTCGGCGCCGCAGATTTCACCTCTTCCTTGGCCGCTGATTTTACTTTTGCATCCGGCTTGGCCGTGCTCGTGGCGCGGTTCGAGAGCCCCAGCCGGTGCACTTTGCCAATCACCGCATTGCGGGTGACGCCGCCCAGTTCTTTTGCTATCTGGCTGGCCGATTGGCCTTCGCCCCACATTTTAGTCAGCAGCTCAACCCGCTCATCAGTCCACGACATCGGTTTTTCCTATGCAAAAAGCGGCCATAAACTGGGGCCGCCCTTAAAAATTCAACAAGCCCCTATTCTAAGCATTGGGTCCCGAGTTACAAGACATCAGAATCAAAGATTGAGGCGTTTACATGCAGATTGACAATAAAATTGGCGTCCGGCGTTTCGGTTTGGTGAATTGGATCGGGGTTGCGACGCTGGTGAAACGCGAAATTATGCGTTTTCTGGCCGTCTGGAACCAAACCATCGCAGCGCCCATGGTGACATCTGGTTTGTTTCTGTTGATTTTCAACATCGCGGTTGGCCCCAATCGTGGTCTGGTGATGGGGTATTCTTATATTATCTTTATGGTGCCCGGGATCGTGATGATGAGTATCATCCAAAACGCGTTTGCCAATACCTCATCTTCGATTATGACATCGAAAATTCAGGGCAATATTGTCGATACGCTTATGCCGCCGCTTTCAGCGGGGGAACTGCTAGCAGGCTATGTGCTTGGCGGGATTGCCCGGGGTCTGTTTGTGGCGATCGGGCTTTGGCTTGGATGCGCGTTTGTGCTGGGCGTTGAGGTGGCGCATCCGCTTTTGGCGCTGGCATTCACCATTGCAGGGGCGGGCTTCTTGGCATCCTTGGGATTGCTTGCGGGTATCTATGCGCAGAAATATGATCAGATGTCGGCGATTACAAATTTCATTATCACCCCATTGGCTTTTTTGTCGGGCAGTTTTTATTCGATCACTGCCTTGCCCGAAGTTTTGCAAAAAATCGCCTTATTCAATCCAATTTTTTACCTGATTGATGGCCTGCGTTTTTCGGTTTTAGGGGTGTCTGATACCCCCGTTTTACCGGGTTTGATGATTTCGCTGATATGTTTTTTTGCCACGGGCTTTGTGGCCTGGTGGATGTTGCTGCGCGGGTATCGCCTTAAGCCTTAGAGGCTGGGGTGATTTGTTGAAACAATCCTGCCGTTGCAAGGTAGATTGATGTGATGACCAGCCCCCAATGGGCCCAGCTTTGGGGATGGAAATCCACCCAAGCGGCCCATCCTGCGAAAACAACCCACGCCATCGCCATTGGAAGCGTAACCGCCCGCCAGCGTAGCGTACGCACGGGATGCACAAATTTAACCGGTAAAAACATCGATATAGCCAAGAGGCTGATCAGTGCCAGAATAAACCAAAAGTTTGGAGAGAGCGCGAATAAGACGATAACTACCATATTCCAGCACCCAGGAAACCCGTGAAAGCTATTGTCTTTGGTTTTCATATTGCCATCACAGAAATACATGGCCGAGGCGAAGGTGATGATAATGATCGCGATCCAGCCCGTCCACCCTGGCAAAAGCCCCGATTTAAACAGCGCAAAGGCCGGGATGAAAACATAGGTCAGATAATCGATAATCAGATCCAGAAGCACCCCGTCAAAGCGCGCAGCATTGGTTTTAACGTCATATTTGCGCGCTAAGGGCCCATCGACCCCATCCACAAAAAAGGCGACGATTAACCATAAAAACATCAGGCTCCATTTTGCATCAGCAGCCGCCAGCATGGCCAGCATTGCAAAAACAGCGCCCGTGGCGGTGAATAAATGGACGCTCAGCGCCTTTGTTTCTTTTGTCATAGTCCCGTCATGGCCCAGTTTCAGCAGGAATGCAAATTTCTATTCTGCCTTGGGATGTGTTTGTGAATAGACCTCCATCAGGCGGGCCGTATCAACCGCCGTGTAGCTCTGGGTGGTTGAGAGGCTGGCATGTCCAAGCAGCTCTTGAATGCTGCGCAAATCTGCGCCCGCGCTAAGAAGGTGGGTGGCGAAACTATGGCGCATCGCATGGGGCGTGGCATTGGCCGGTAGCCCCAATTGCAAGCGCGCCTGCTGAATCGTTTTTTGCACCAGCCTAGGGTTCAGCGGGCCGCCGCGCGCGCCTCGAAAAATTTGATCATGCGGCGATAAAGTAAACGGGCAAAGATGAAGGTAGCGTGCCACCGCCTCTGCAATGAGGGGTAAAATCGGCACTAGACGTTCCTTACCGCCCTTGCCGGTGATCTTCAGGCTATTGCCAAGAGGGGTGGAGCGGGTCCGCAAATCCAACGCCTCTGATATGCGCAAACCACAGCCGTATAGCAGGCTTACAATGGCCAAGTCGCGCGCGGCTATCCAAGGTTCAAGGCTTTGCTGCGGCACGGTTTCTAACATTTGCAAGGCGCTTTCCTCGGATAGGGGGCGTGGTATTTTTGATTGGAATTTTGGCGCTTTAAAAGCCAGCACAATGCTGGGATCAAAATTCTCTCTTTGCGCGAGCCATCGATAATA
The sequence above is drawn from the Rhodobacteraceae bacterium IMCC1335 genome and encodes:
- a CDS encoding cytochrome c oxidase assembly protein translates to MSSRAYQRTAAKAVALVVVMGSLAWASVPFYDWFCRTTGFGGVPSIVEADSDVILERTMKVRFDASLERGMPWEFTPVEREMELRIGETGLAFYEAYNPTDRPVAGSASYNVTPYEAGGFFNKIACFCFEEQILQPGERVQMPVTFYIDPELAEDRDAQFTKVITLSYTFYELDLPLGSASAGNDQPQPVY
- a CDS encoding protoheme IX farnesyltransferase, whose protein sequence is MTNATLDAAQNEMEASFGDYFALLKPRVMVLVVFTAAVGLLAAPVPLHWVVAFASILLIAVGGGASGALNMWWDADIDQVMRRTQKRPIPSGRVSADEAKILGFALAGFSVVMLALAANLFAAALLAFTIFFYLVIYTIWLKRWTPQNIVIGGAAGAFPPMIGWACATGSVSIESVLMFALIFMWTPPHFWALALFMRNDYDAAEVPMLTVTHGRRVTRNHILAYTVLLAILAIAAGFTSIGGAVYLLVAVVLNGAFLIGAWKIWRRDEEDSELDNFLVERKFFKLSLIYLFAHFGAILLEAVLSRVGIGLWA
- a CDS encoding SURF1 family protein; translation: MKRVLFTVFSLAGTAVLLWLGNWQLDRLAWKQTVLEQIDQRIAAPAVPVPPIPDPSEDTYFPVFAEGRFGKEYIRVLVSQKRIGAGYRVISVFKTGERRILVDRGFIDLSKSLDVQADQEVVVQGNLHWPDEVDGFTPAPDLEKNIWFARDVHALSEALKTQPILIVASQISPPNQNIEPLQIDSSAIPNDHLQYAVTWFSLAAIWIMMSGAFLWRSQKKKKG
- a CDS encoding FAD-binding protein — protein: MQLNPADHGFLETLCAALPAHLFRQAEPRHLEEPRGRWAGQAAIVAMPETTEQVSAVIAAAHRSRVGVVPFGGGTGLVGGQVKSEGPAPLILSLERMNAIRAIYPEENILVVEAGAILADIQAAAAAQERLFPLSLASEGSSRIGGNLATNAGGVNVLRYGNARNLCIGIEAVLPDGQIYQGLTRLYKDNTGYDLRNLLIGSEGSLGIITAAALKLSPRPRMLGTAILTVPSPAAALRLLSLARAQIGEGLSAFELMHRQGLDFLSEHLPEVRQPFKVAPEWMVLIDLGLSAREDPQQILSDLFECACEQGLVQDGIIAQSEAQRADFWAVRERMPEANRLVGAVSNHDISLPLSALPAFIEAANQTIARIGPFRVNCFGHLGDGNLHYNVFPDPGKTRQDYEDLRPRIKTDLHDLVHEMHGSVSAEHGIGRLKIEDLERYGDPAKLAAMRAIKTALDPHGIMNPGAVLRAKTL
- a CDS encoding threonine synthase, whose translation is MQYISTRGAAPVLSFEEAMLTGLARDGGLYLPETVPQLSADEIGAMAGLSYEEIAFRVMQPFLGDAFSEDEFKQIIGKAYAGFQHAAKAPLVQLDSNHFLLELFHGPTLAFKDFAMQLIGQLFQLSLQRRGERVTIVGATSGDTGSAAIEAFRGLAGVDVFILYPHRRVSDVQRRQMSTPREGNVHAIAVDGDFDDCQARVKDMFNDFEFRDSVRLAGVNSINWARVLAQAVYYFSSALALGAPQRQVSFTVPTGNFGDIFAGYIAKKMGLPIDKLVVATNQNDILHRCLTQGEYKTSGVIPSISPSMDIQVSSNFERLLFEAYGRDGAAVSTLMAALKAEGGFSLSQGVLETLQHDFQSGRCGEEQTRAQIGQTLKGSGELLCPHSAIGVHVAEQQIQPETPMITLATAHPAKFPDAVEAATGLRPDLPPHLADLFERPERISRVANDLDALKQFIKERISL
- a CDS encoding cytochrome c oxidase subunit 3: MAHAKNHDYHILNPSLWPLVGALFGFIMLFGAVLFFHDKGPYLLLIGFVGVLYVMYGWWAETVTENKEGDHTPVVLIGLRYGFILFIMSEVMFFLAWFWTFFKHAMYPMGEMSPIVDGVWPPVGIETFDPWHLPLINTLILLCSGAAATWAHHALVHEDNREDVKLGLIIAIALGAIFTVFQIYEYSHAAFGFAGNIYGASFFMATGFHGFHVLVGTIFLFICLLRVRRGHFSPQSHLGFEAAAWYWHFVDVVWLFLFAAIYVWGG
- a CDS encoding insulinase family protein; amino-acid sequence: MTVQHTTLANGFQIVTEPMAGLQSASIGIWVQAGGRHETLDQNGLAHFLEHMAFKGTKTRSALSIAEAIEDVGGFINAYTSREVTAYYARVLQNDVPMAFDILADILQNSTLDAKEIEIERGVILQEIGQSLDTPDDVIFDWLQEIAYPNQALGRSILGPSAQITGVQREDLVTFISQHYSPDRMILAAAGAVDHDQLVRMAEASFGPVAKITSDGFMPARFQAGDLRREKKLEQAHIALAFESPNYLDKQIHTAQIYALALGGGMSSRLFQKIRENLGLCYTIFAQAGAYSDTGMTTIYAGTSAEQLPDLATLTIDELKRAAEDMSVAELDRARAQMKAGMLMGLESASNRAERLARMVQIWGYVPSLDETVARIDAVGLADLKAYAEHMAVAAPAALALYGPVAKAPSFDVLEKRRAA
- a CDS encoding GNAT family N-acetyltransferase; protein product: MLFRRRSVSILTARLSLRLPEHRDFREWAKLRHESKAFLSPWEPIWAPDHLSRASFTNRVYWSQRAVKNGNAVPLFVFHKEAGQLVGAITLDNIRRGPSQVGTIGYWVGQQYARQGFMSEAIIAMVAHAFGALDLSRVESACLPDNLASRGVLEKAGFKYEGVAQSYIQINGRWRNHVLYAALRGDRRGRSSAG